The sequence AGGATAGAGAATTAGATTGAAAGCGCTGCTTTCAATCCTTCATTCAGATTCGACATGGCCCCTGGGCTTAGGGCACCAAGATCTCTGAGGATTTCATCTTCATACAGTTCAACGATGTCATCGCAGACAGCCCGACCGAGAAATACTTCTCCCTTACCCAATTCGACAATGCTGGGAATTCTTGGTTTTGACGAAGTCGTGAGCCGCACGGCGAGTACTTGCGGAAGCTGGGAATTGCGCTGATTGTTCGAAACGACAACAAAATACTTTTCATTCTTAAGGTTGGATAATTTTGCTGCATACACTCTGCCACGAAGAAGTGGCCAAGGGGAGTTCATGC comes from Candidatus Paceibacterota bacterium and encodes:
- a CDS encoding type II toxin-antitoxin system PemK/MazF family toxin, with amino-acid sequence MNSPWPLLRGRVYAAKLSNLKNEKYFVVVSNNQRNSQLPQVLAVRLTTSSKPRIPSIVELGKGEVFLGRAVCDDIVELYEDEILRDLGALSPGAMSNLNEGLKAALSI